TTCAACACTTATTACTATTTCTCAAATCGGTTCCGTCCGGCACTTCGGTTCCAGAATGGACATTTCCGTGCTGTCGTTACGCCCGAGAAGTTGCAAAAGAAATCAGAGGTAAATTTCGGTACCGAGAAAGTTGAGCGTCTTGGAATAAAGTTTTTTGTCACAGGGAAAGAGCGAACACTCGTGGAAGCTCTTGAGCGGCCGCAGTATTGTGGTGGCTTTGAGGAAATGTACCGCTCATTAGAAAAAATACCATATTTACAACCGGATGTAATTCTTCAGTATCTCAATCTCCGCGAGCAGAAGAATCTGTATGCACGAGTGGGTTTCTTTCTAGAACAGCACCGTGATGATTTTCATGTGGAAGAATCTTTCCTTGAACGCTTGGCTCGAGATATTCCAGTGCAACCGGTATATTGGATTTCGGATCGAAAAGGCGGCACCCTCGTAAAGCGATGGAATTTAATTGTGCCGGAAGCAGTGAAACATCGGAAGTGGGAAGAATTCTAATGTTTTCTAAAGAGTATCTTACAAAGCTTTCTGATAAGTCTGGGTTTCGCCACGATAGTTTACAAAAACAAATGATGCTTCTTGATCTATTGCGGGAAATAAATCGACATCCGCTTCTCAGTAAACAATTTGTCCTGAAAGGTGGTACCGCCATTAATCTTTTCTGGTTCCAGTTACCACGACTTTCGGTAGACATTGATCTCAACTATATTGGCAATCCGGATCGAGAAACGATGCTTAAAGATCGTCCTAAGTTGGAACAGGAAATGAAACGCCTTATTCAGTCGAGAGGAATTTCAGTAGAAAACGCTCCTGCTGATGAGCATGCCGGTGCAAAATGGCGGTTACGAGCACCAAGTGCCTTCGGTAGTGAAATTTGTATAATAAATTTGACCATTTTCCTCCGATACTAAATGATATCCGTTGGAAGATGATTGTAAACCAGGTTTAATACCATTACCTATTGGATAAATATTTCTTAAACCCTGATAATGGTCAACGTGCCTCATCCATAATAGATCACCGAATAAATTGTCATTTCGACTCCATATTACTACCCCATTACCACCAACGATTGGTGTAATGTCGCCGCCATAACAATTATCGTCAGATACTTGTATGATTGAACTAAACCCCATTCCGTAAATATCACCTCTTCGATAATAAACATGGCGTATGTAATTTGACGGTTCATCTTCCCAGACGAAGTAAAGCCATGGATAGTTATCAGCACAAATTGAAGGATTTCGAGCGTTACTGGATGTGTGAGATGAAATTA
Above is a window of Bacteroidota bacterium DNA encoding:
- a CDS encoding nucleotidyl transferase AbiEii/AbiGii toxin family protein → MFSKEYLTKLSDKSGFRHDSLQKQMMLLDLLREINRHPLLSKQFVLKGGTAINLFWFQLPRLSVDIDLNYIGNPDRETMLKDRPKLEQEMKRLIQSRGISVENAPADEHAGAKWRLRAPSAFGSEICIINLTIFLRY